A region of the Leptospira stimsonii genome:
CTCGTTTTTTCTTTACGAGGGCGAACAGGATATCCGCGTGGGTCGTTGTAAGCGCACCCAAACCTTTTTCTTTCAACTCAGAGTTGAGGTGCCTGTGAAATTCGTCTCGAATTCTCGAGACCATATAGATGATCAGTCTAGGACTCATATTTTACCTAATTTTAGAAATTTTTTTCCATCAGGCAAATTGATATAGATAGATTACCTCTCCGACCGCGGCCGCTTTTGTGGATCCTTCGGTTTCAAAAGTCATCTTCAGAGTCATTCTCGCCGTACCTCTAAGGTCTTTTAGCTCGATCAACTCCGCTCTGATTCTCAACTTGCTTCCTACTTTTACGGGTTCTAAAAACCGAAGTTTTTCCATTCCGTAATTGATCCCCATCTTAATATTCTTTAATTCTAATATTTGAGACAAGAGGTAGGGTGCCATGGAAAGAGTAAGATATCCGTGTGCGATCGTAGTGCCGAAAGGAGATTCCTTTGCCGCTCTTTCGGGGTCCGTATGAATCCACTGATGATCCAGAGTCGCATCTGCAAACCGATTGACTTGTTCCTGGGTGATCGTGTGATAATCGGAAACCCCGATTTCTTTTCCGGTATAGGCTTCTAATTCCGCAAAACTGGATAATACTACTTTAGCCATGTTGTTCTCCTTTACTCCGTTTTTTGTTTTAATCTATTTGTCAGTTGTTCGAAAATTTCAGATTCTAAATTGGAAAGGTCAAAGCTGTCTTGGAGGCCCAGAGCTTTTCCCGAATACATCGCCTTCCAGACGATCTCTCCGTTTTCGACGTCCATCGCTTTTACGGTCAATTCCAAGATCGCGTTGCCGGATGCGGTTCCATAATCCGTGAAGTCCGTAAAGACGGCGACGTCGCCTTTGAGAAGTTTTGCGATCTTGATTCCCTTTTCTTCGCTAAAACCCGATTCGTTTTCCAAGGTAGAACGAAACTGTTTTTCCGCGTTGTATCTTTCCTGCACCTTTCCGCCGTAATTTAGAATCGCGAGTTCTAACTTTTCAAAACTCCTAGATTCTACGAATTTTCTCTGATCTGCATTCTGATCTTTTAAGAGCCAACCCGATCGAATCTGAATCGGAAATACGATGTGTTTCGTTTTTTTTTCGGGAGTAAAACCCCGTCGAACAAACACCGTTCCGAAGATGGAATTTTTGGAAGTAGAACATCCGATAATGAGAAGAAAGATTAGAATCAGGGCGATCGGAAAACGATAACAAGAAAGAAGAATGTTCTCTTTTCGAGAAAAGGGATCTGCGTTGTATGCGGCGAACAATTCGTTTTCCTTTGTCGGGACCTTTCCTAGGAGAAGCCAGCGGTTCGATTTGTCCATCTGTTTTTTGTCAAACTAATTCGGCCGTTTCGATGATGTGAAAAATCCAGTCAGAGAAAATTTCCATCAATCCGCGCGCATGGAATACGTCTTTTCAGGTTATAAAT
Encoded here:
- a CDS encoding MaoC family dehydratase, translated to MAKVVLSSFAELEAYTGKEIGVSDYHTITQEQVNRFADATLDHQWIHTDPERAAKESPFGTTIAHGYLTLSMAPYLLSQILELKNIKMGINYGMEKLRFLEPVKVGSKLRIRAELIELKDLRGTARMTLKMTFETEGSTKAAAVGEVIYLYQFA